The Sulfurospirillum deleyianum DSM 6946 nucleotide sequence AATCACCTCTTAAAATATCATCATTGTTACTTCCGTAGATGGCGTCGTAATTGCCTTTACTTGCATCGGAGCTACTCCAGCCTGATGTGTTGCCGAAGAGGTAGTTGTAGAGTGAACCATCGACGTTATCAGCGTTAGAAGTAGGAATGTTTTGTCCCTCAAAGTCGCTTGGGTTCATGCCAATGATGTTGAGGGCTTTCCATACGTAATCTACGCAACTGTTAGTGAGACCATTATAGTAGGTGCTAAAATCAAAGGGGTTCCCGTTAAGATTGTCCTTATCTCCAAAATTTCTCAATCTATCGTATTGCTCTTTTTCAATAACTATGGTTCCTGTGTAGTACGTACCAGCATAAAATTCATCATCTGTCCTATAGACTTTCCCAGGGCCATCCATCTCTGTTATCACTGGAGCAAATCCAAAAGAACCTGTTGAAACACCATCTTCTGCCAATGAATACCACATGTGTCCTGTTAAAGAGTTATGAAGGTCTTCGGGATCAGTATAAGCTGTTCCACTTGCTGCTATTTTTACGGTTATTGTATACATTGTGTTTTTCCTTTATATTATTTATCTCTTTTATGGATGCGGATAATAAAATTGACTTTTCGAGCATTCATTTCCTGAAATGCTTCAATATTTTCGATTCGAAAAATATATTTGCCTTTATCTAAACTGATGATTGCGATATCCCTTTCGTATGCTCCACTGCTATAGCCTTTGGTCATGTAGAGATTATCTACAATTAACTTCTTCGTATTGTCTTTATTGATTTGATGTATTGTTAATTTGATAGGAGCAATGGTTCCATCACAATCATACGTTTCATCTATCAAATCTCCCAATTTTCGCTTTGCTTGTTCATAATCTCCAAATCCTAACTTTTTCCCATCATACGGGTTATAACTGTTAAATCCTAGAAATTTTCTTACTTTTTTACCATCCAGTCCGCCATCTTCTTTGCGATCAAGAACTGCAAACTCTAAAAATAAATCATAAGCCCACGTTTCCTCTATCTTCACTTCCCTTTCCACCACACTTCCCGCTTGACTTAAGTCGATAGGAATACTAATGGGGTCTGGATTGCTACCAAAGAGCAAGCTAAACCAACCTGCATTTAAAAAACTAAGTAGTGCCATAGTGATTACTCCTATTTTTATCATTTAGCTTCCTTTGCAAGAGGTTGGATATCTACTACTTTTCCTTGTTGAAAGGTCACTTGAAAAGCTTGTAGTCCCTCGTTTGGATATTGGGTTTCGTTTTGGAAAGTCATCCAGATTTGGCTATCATCAGGATTGAGGGTTTGTGCTTGTATGACATTGTAAGGGTCTGCATCATCTTTCCAATGTTTTGGATCAGCTATAACTCTAAAAGCATAAGCTCCTCCTGCAAGATGAGCTTCGTATGGATTCATTCCTAGTGTGATTTCTGTCATTTTGGTTCTCCTTGTTTTGTTTTGGTTATATTGTCTAGCTCATGCCACCTTGTTCTTTGCCTCATTTTTACCTCCCTTGGTGTTTATTTTTGTCTCTACATGTAAAGCTTTTTGAATTGAAAAAGTCTTACATGTAAAGATGGTTTTAGTGGTGGTTAGATTGATTTTTGAGATGTTTAGTTCTTGGAGTGTTTTTAGTTCATCTGTTGTGCTTATGCCATCACTGTTGGTGTCACTCCATACTTTTAGATGAGCGTAGATGCTATCTTTATTGTCGATGATATTGTCTTTGTTTAGGTCGTATTGACTTAGGGCTTCAAATCCATCTTTGGCATTAACTCCATTGGCAAGTTTAGTGTTATTCCCAAAGAGTTCGCCTCCGTTGGTGACTTTACCATCATTGTTTAGATCTAGGGTTAAAAGTCCATCACTGCTTTCAGTCCATGATATTCGTTCTTTAAAGCCATCACCGTCCATATCGAAGTACGTATTGGTTTGGGCTATGAAGGTGGAAGTGGTTCCATTGCCGTTTAGGTCTAGGACAAGTGGGGAGGAGAAGTTCTCGTTGTGTCCTTGGGTGTCTGATGGAGGTAAGATAGGGTCATCTTCATCATCATCTTTATCTTCTAGTTTGATACCTAAACTTTCATCGGATTTGGAATAGTTTTCGATAGTGACACTTCCAGCTCCACTAGTAAAGGTA carries:
- a CDS encoding DUF5625 family protein; translation: MALLSFLNAGWFSLLFGSNPDPISIPIDLSQAGSVVEREVKIEETWAYDLFLEFAVLDRKEDGGLDGKKVRKFLGFNSYNPYDGKKLGFGDYEQAKRKLGDLIDETYDCDGTIAPIKLTIHQINKDNTKKLIVDNLYMTKGYSSGAYERDIAIISLDKGKYIFRIENIEAFQEMNARKVNFIIRIHKRDK